One stretch of Danio rerio strain Tuebingen ecotype United States chromosome 6, GRCz12tu, whole genome shotgun sequence DNA includes these proteins:
- the gpr84 gene encoding G-protein coupled receptor 84 — MWNDTDLLRNDSFSCASPSVEGYRYFGVLLGSAVTIVGTIGNILTVLAFVTDANLRTRFNVLIVNLAFADLLYCTILQPVSVDSYLHLHWRGGATWCRMFGLLLFLSNSVSIITLCLIAMSRYLVVAHRTSSCARLLLSQRGVAALLISSWVLGLASFAPLWPVYVFAPQVCTCSFHRTKGRPYTTVLLFLYFFLGLGFVGLFYFLIYRKVSVAAKAFLKYRPSRRSSKRKQAEAEGTTDDSGISAGASTTQSCEISSDGAVAEQHGKQAQEGQTTTQNATQHASSETTSKASPVVIQNTPAAANSGEDNEFKRVTRMCFTVFLCFVGCFAPFLLLNVADKKNRAPQVIHMICANLTWLNSCINPLLYAAMNRQFNQAYKDLLSKAAHPLRWFGRTHWFTSR; from the coding sequence ATGTGGAATGACACAGACCTTCTGAGAAATGATTCCTTTTCTTGTGCGTCCCCCTCTGTTGAGGGCTACCGTTACTTTGGTGTGCTCTTGGGATCAGCAGTGACCATAGTCGGAACTATAGGGAATATTCTCACAGTTCTCGCCTTTGTGACTGATGCCAATCTGAGGACTCGTTTCAACGTCCTCATCGTAAACCTTGCCTTTGCTGACCTCCTATACTGCACAATACTTCAACCGGTCAGCGTTGACTCATATCTACACCTGCACTGGAGGGGTGGAGCCACGTGGTGTCGTATGTTTGGACTCCTCTTATTTCTGTCCAACAGCGTGTCCATCATAACATTGTGCCTCATTGCTATGAGCCGTTACCTGGTGGTTGCGCATCGCACTTCTAGCTGTGCCCGTCTACTTCTGTCCCAGCGAGGAGTGGCAGCTCTCCTTATCTCCTCCTGGGTGCTGGGTTTGGCCAGTTTTGCCCCTCTGTGGCCCGTCTATGTATTCGCCCCACAAGTGTGCACCTGCAGTTTTCACCGCACTAAAGGGCGGCCTTACACCACTGTGCTGCTTTTCCTGTACTTTTTCTTAGGCCTAGGCTTCGTAGGTCTTTTCTACTTTCTAATCTACCGAAAAGTGAGTGTAGCCGCCAAGGCTTTTCTAAAGTACAGGCCCAGTCGTCGCTCATCGAAACGCAAGCAGGCTGAAGCAGAAGGGACAACGGATGACAGTGGCATCAGTGCTGGAGCCTCAACAACTCAGAGCTGTGAGATCAGCAGTGATGGAGCAGTGGCAGAGCAGCATGGGAAACAAGCACAGGAAGGCCAAACAACCACACAAAATGCCACTCAACATGCCTCAAGTGAAACAACTAGTAAAGCATCTCCTGTAGTAATCCAGAACACTCCAGCAGCTGCCAACTCAGGAGAGGACAATGAATTTAAGCGTGTAACACGAATGTGCTTCACAGTCTTCTTGTGTTTTGTTGGATGTTTTGCCCCATTTCTGCTGCTAAATGTTGCTGATAAGAAAAATCGTGCACCACAGGTCATTCATATGATATGTGCAAACCTCACTTGGTTAAACAGTTGCATTAACCCTTTGTTGTATGCAGCAATGAACCGGCAGTTTAATCAGGCCTACAAAGACCTACTGAGCAAAGCTGCACATCCACTAAGATGGTTTGGAAGAACCCATTGGTTTACATCAAGATAA